The following proteins are encoded in a genomic region of Trueperaceae bacterium:
- the lepB gene encoding signal peptidase I has product MIKHPYRLRNTWWRLVVNFILLLAFALVFTNFVYSIVIVQGNSMVPTLLPGEIALVPRYETWLHRLGIKNFGQRDVVFFRSPIDQKRHLIKRIVATPGDRIIIKDGLVYINGDLLFEPYLNQLTVTTNLPEIEISPGKVFVLSDNRRPLESLDSRHFGQIPFGSVEGRAGIILWPPFVNFDNRLHRNIRVIK; this is encoded by the coding sequence TTGATCAAACATCCATATCGACTCAGAAATACCTGGTGGCGACTTGTCGTAAACTTCATTCTCTTGTTGGCCTTCGCGCTTGTATTTACAAACTTTGTTTATTCAATAGTAATCGTCCAGGGAAATTCAATGGTCCCGACGCTTCTCCCTGGTGAAATCGCCCTAGTCCCAAGGTACGAAACTTGGCTCCATCGCCTCGGGATTAAAAATTTTGGACAAAGGGATGTTGTTTTCTTCCGATCACCCATCGACCAAAAGCGCCACCTCATTAAACGAATCGTAGCAACTCCTGGTGACCGCATAATAATTAAAGATGGCCTGGTTTACATCAACGGTGATCTTTTATTCGAGCCTTATCTTAACCAGCTAACTGTAACCACTAACCTCCCTGAAATCGAAATATCCCCTGGTAAAGTGTTTGTCCTAAGTGACAATCGTCGTCCCTTAGAGTCACTGGATTCTAGACACTTTGGTCAAATTCCTTTTGGCTCAGTTGAGGGCCGGGCAGGCATAATCCTGTGGCCTCCGTTCGTGAACTTTGACAACCGCTTACACCGGAATATAAGGGTTATTAAATAG
- the trmE gene encoding tRNA uridine-5-carboxymethylaminomethyl(34) synthesis GTPase MnmE — MALPNIEDTIAAIATPPGTGAIGVVRLSGPESYVIADKIFQPQKKSLPSLETPNTVLLGTVYKNEEMIDQALLLTFRSPHSYTGQDVIELQTHGGPAVLKGVLGACIEQGARLAGPGEFTLRAYLSGQIDLIQAESVLSLINAQTDQARRQAMRGLAKELSKRIDKIQTYLMSVYAAIQATLDYPEEGVPEAEKQIPLEHAERNLEELLATAQAGDITQRGARLAIIGKPNAGKSSLLNSLLGYKRSIVSPHSGTTRDYLEVPLEFNGLQITAIDTAGIRTTSDPVEKAGVESALDIAETADLTLLILDRSERFLESDAEFYGNLIKPSVITVATKADLPPAWTSLPWIEKPLKVSSQTGKGLESLRRAISETLLAGSQTTELWITLDRHKALLEDALKLVYRAKEAPEDLAALDLEVALTKLGQITGRSEVSEETIAYIFAQFCVGK; from the coding sequence ATGGCCCTACCCAATATTGAAGACACTATCGCTGCGATCGCAACCCCACCAGGTACGGGAGCAATTGGCGTAGTACGGCTTTCCGGACCTGAAAGCTATGTTATTGCTGATAAAATTTTCCAGCCCCAGAAGAAGTCACTACCAAGCTTAGAAACACCCAACACCGTCCTGCTCGGTACAGTTTATAAAAACGAGGAAATGATTGACCAAGCTCTCCTCCTAACTTTTCGAAGCCCCCATTCCTATACTGGACAAGATGTCATCGAACTACAAACCCATGGTGGGCCTGCTGTTCTGAAAGGGGTGCTCGGTGCCTGCATCGAACAAGGGGCCCGACTCGCCGGCCCAGGAGAATTCACGCTCCGGGCATACCTTTCAGGCCAAATTGACCTGATTCAAGCTGAGTCCGTACTTTCCTTAATAAATGCACAGACAGACCAAGCCCGTCGCCAAGCAATGCGCGGTCTAGCGAAAGAATTGAGTAAAAGAATTGACAAAATCCAAACTTACCTAATGAGCGTATACGCAGCTATCCAGGCTACCCTCGATTACCCAGAAGAGGGAGTTCCAGAGGCGGAAAAACAGATTCCTCTCGAACATGCTGAACGGAATCTTGAGGAATTACTGGCTACCGCCCAAGCAGGAGATATTACACAACGAGGTGCCCGCCTAGCTATTATCGGTAAACCCAACGCTGGTAAATCGAGCCTCCTGAATTCATTACTTGGGTACAAACGCTCAATAGTGAGCCCTCATTCAGGAACCACAAGGGATTATCTCGAAGTCCCCTTGGAATTTAATGGACTTCAAATTACTGCAATCGATACAGCTGGTATCCGAACTACGTCAGACCCGGTTGAAAAGGCTGGAGTTGAAAGTGCGCTCGATATCGCTGAGACAGCTGACCTTACACTATTAATTTTAGACCGAAGCGAACGTTTCTTGGAGAGTGACGCTGAATTTTACGGCAACCTCATTAAACCTTCTGTAATCACAGTTGCTACGAAGGCAGACCTTCCCCCGGCTTGGACCTCACTGCCCTGGATAGAAAAGCCACTTAAGGTATCATCTCAAACAGGAAAAGGACTTGAAAGTCTACGACGGGCCATTAGCGAAACTCTTTTGGCTGGATCTCAAACCACTGAACTATGGATTACTCTTGATAGACACAAAGCCCTCTTAGAGGACGCTCTTAAATTGGTCTATCGTGCAAAAGAAGCTCCAGAGGATCTCGCAGCACTAGATCTAGAAGTAGCTCTCACGAAACTGGGTCAAATTACAGGTCGCTCCGAAGTATCCGAAGAAACTATAGCCTATATATTTGCGCAATTCTGCGTAGGGAAGTAA
- a CDS encoding DUF368 domain-containing protein, giving the protein MNLKPAFQRYVTLFFKGFAVGGANIVPAISGGTMALILGIYPRLIGSLVSLTRPDFLRLLIRFRIRKAQQSIDTIFLLTLGLGIITAVLTLSRGLEWLLTNHHTLLFSFFFGLVLGSVVSMLRSATKWYWTQYTCFASAALGAFFLFSLAPANTPTTPWFLFLCGGLSICALILPGISGAYVLVLLGKYNHLLVAINSGDLSVLGPVAAGSLIGLLSFVRLLSWLLKHYQHTTHAVLTGLVMGSLRKLWPWNLTGNKLLDTTPTAPQLEQISVALILALIGFLTVLVLDHLSAKQ; this is encoded by the coding sequence GTGAACCTTAAACCTGCTTTTCAGAGGTACGTAACACTTTTCTTCAAAGGCTTCGCCGTAGGTGGAGCCAACATTGTTCCAGCAATTTCTGGTGGAACAATGGCTCTTATCCTCGGAATTTATCCCAGACTTATAGGCTCCCTTGTCAGTTTGACGCGACCTGATTTCTTGAGGCTCCTAATACGTTTTCGGATTCGTAAGGCTCAACAATCTATAGACACCATATTCCTGTTAACCCTTGGGCTTGGCATTATTACGGCTGTATTAACTTTATCTAGGGGCTTAGAATGGTTATTAACAAATCACCATACTCTCCTCTTCAGCTTTTTCTTTGGCCTAGTACTCGGATCAGTAGTAAGTATGCTACGTAGCGCCACAAAATGGTATTGGACTCAATATACCTGCTTTGCCAGCGCAGCTCTGGGAGCATTTTTTTTGTTTAGCCTAGCACCAGCAAATACACCAACAACTCCTTGGTTTTTATTTCTTTGCGGGGGCCTATCCATCTGCGCCTTAATATTACCTGGCATCTCTGGGGCATATGTGCTGGTACTCCTAGGTAAATACAATCATCTTCTTGTTGCCATTAATTCTGGAGATCTTAGTGTATTGGGGCCAGTAGCTGCCGGATCACTTATTGGGTTACTTAGCTTTGTTCGCCTTTTGTCATGGCTCCTCAAGCATTACCAACACACTACACACGCAGTCTTGACAGGGTTAGTAATGGGCAGTCTCCGCAAATTATGGCCTTGGAATCTTACCGGAAACAAACTTTTAGACACCACCCCTACAGCACCTCAACTGGAGCAGATCAGCGTCGCTCTTATTTTGGCGCTTATAGGTTTTTTGACAGTGCTGGTCTTAGACCACCTTTCTGCCAAACAATAG
- the lepB gene encoding signal peptidase I: protein MVTVRLVWMAQNKGKTKPSVSGTTKKSFKKRLVEELRGYIEAFVIAYFVITFLFNTVGVVGSSMQPNLNGGVGSGNILKSLLTGDRVFIPKYDNWLRRMKILGPYRRGEIVVVREPQNSPTAQERDRRPFFIKRIIAVPGDEVRIEAGQVYVNNHPINQDFISATGLITPDAIDFPLVIVENGEVTKMAVDFGYTPRGTPIPRLARTYLPSTPMDVRDPRIQLYYSSTIKALAAPNSDFSVNTPVVLNIIVPKHHYFIMGDNRQSSKGGSEDSRFFGPVRSLTVAGRATAVIWPPQREGIWNWRVLKPPKAFDAIPKPTSQN from the coding sequence ATGGTAACGGTTAGACTAGTGTGGATGGCTCAGAACAAAGGAAAAACAAAACCTAGTGTCTCCGGAACAACAAAGAAGTCCTTTAAGAAGCGACTCGTGGAAGAGCTTCGGGGGTACATCGAAGCATTCGTTATTGCCTATTTCGTAATTACTTTTTTGTTCAACACTGTTGGTGTAGTCGGAAGTTCAATGCAACCTAATTTAAACGGCGGGGTAGGTAGCGGGAACATACTCAAATCCCTATTAACCGGTGACCGAGTATTCATTCCTAAATATGATAATTGGCTTAGGCGCATGAAAATCCTCGGCCCCTATCGGCGTGGGGAGATTGTGGTAGTACGCGAACCCCAGAACTCCCCTACCGCACAAGAACGAGATCGTCGTCCTTTTTTTATCAAACGAATTATTGCCGTTCCAGGTGACGAAGTGCGGATAGAAGCTGGTCAAGTATACGTTAACAATCACCCAATTAATCAGGACTTTATTTCCGCCACCGGACTGATAACACCTGACGCTATAGACTTTCCACTCGTGATAGTTGAGAACGGTGAGGTAACTAAAATGGCTGTCGATTTTGGCTACACGCCCCGAGGTACACCAATTCCACGACTGGCCCGCACCTATTTACCTTCTACGCCAATGGACGTTAGAGATCCGCGGATTCAGCTTTATTACAGCTCAACAATTAAAGCTCTCGCAGCTCCCAACAGCGACTTTTCTGTTAATACTCCTGTTGTCCTCAACATTATTGTCCCTAAACACCACTATTTCATCATGGGAGACAACCGGCAAAGTTCTAAGGGTGGTAGCGAGGATTCACGTTTCTTTGGGCCTGTTCGGTCATTAACAGTTGCCGGACGTGCTACAGCTGTAATCTGGCCACCTCAACGTGAAGGCATTTGGAATTGGCGCGTCCTCAAACCCCCAAAAGCTTTTGATGCTATTCCAAAACCAACAAGTCAGAATTGA
- a CDS encoding tRNA pseudouridine(38-40) synthase TruA, which produces MRRLRLTIEFDGTEFSGWQRQAAGERTVQAVLEKAFDQLPGKRSSISGAGRTDAGVHALGMVGHIDVQSTIPDKKLSQALNAYLPNDVVVLKVETVDDQFEAQFGCKYRRYLYRFWVCREERFGLALNRARVFPVFSQLDQGAMSRAAKVFEGSRDFSALATQETRSRIRTVHMCTLERSHAEYRLHIAGDGFLRNMVRAIVGTLILVGSGKISVEQVDNILESKDRSQAGKNVSPRGLYFVEAGYTTWDQSISDLLAFERIANVLG; this is translated from the coding sequence ATGCGGCGCCTTCGATTGACTATTGAATTTGACGGTACCGAGTTTTCAGGGTGGCAACGCCAAGCTGCTGGCGAACGTACCGTCCAGGCAGTTCTTGAGAAGGCTTTTGACCAATTACCTGGTAAGCGAAGTAGTATCTCTGGAGCTGGTCGTACAGATGCTGGGGTTCATGCCTTGGGAATGGTGGGCCATATTGATGTCCAATCTACAATCCCAGATAAGAAGTTGTCTCAGGCCCTTAACGCTTACTTGCCCAACGATGTGGTTGTGCTAAAGGTCGAGACTGTTGATGATCAATTTGAAGCGCAATTTGGATGCAAGTATCGACGGTACCTATACCGCTTTTGGGTTTGTCGAGAAGAGCGTTTTGGTTTGGCGCTAAACCGGGCTAGAGTTTTTCCAGTTTTTTCTCAATTAGATCAGGGTGCTATGTCCAGGGCTGCCAAGGTATTTGAAGGTTCCCGTGATTTTTCTGCGCTTGCTACTCAGGAAACCAGGTCTAGGATTAGGACTGTACACATGTGCACACTTGAAAGATCCCATGCCGAGTACAGGCTTCATATAGCGGGAGACGGCTTTCTTAGGAATATGGTGAGGGCCATCGTAGGAACTTTAATCTTGGTAGGTAGTGGAAAAATCTCGGTGGAGCAAGTTGATAATATTCTCGAATCGAAGGATCGTTCTCAAGCCGGGAAAAATGTATCGCCGAGGGGTCTATACTTTGTTGAGGCAGGCTATACAACGTGGGACCAGTCGATTTCTGATTTGTTGGCATTTGAGCGCATCGCAAATGTACTTGGTTAA